A stretch of Geobacter sp. DNA encodes these proteins:
- a CDS encoding radical SAM protein, which yields MYMARYQVLFETGELRLRVRAAYSRLRACDLCPHRCGVDRMRGERGKCGAGLLPRIASANLHRGEEPPISGTRGSGTIFFSGCTLACRFCQNFPISQLGSGTELTTRELAGKLLRLQRQGAHNINVVTPTHFLPQILAALYLALPQGFNLPLVWNSSGYELVSALQLLDGVVDIYLPDMKYSDDDEALKLSGAPGYPEINRAAVAEMLRQVGHLRVDVDGIALQGLIIRHLVLPGGRAGSRETLRWIADHLGSETHLALMSQYFPAHKARETAGIDRPITVEEYDAAVEALEEAGLENGWVQELDEERLPV from the coding sequence ATGTATATGGCACGTTATCAGGTTCTTTTCGAGACAGGTGAGCTGCGTCTTCGGGTCAGGGCCGCCTACAGTCGCCTGCGGGCCTGCGACCTCTGCCCGCACCGGTGTGGCGTGGACCGGATGCGGGGAGAGCGGGGGAAGTGCGGAGCAGGGCTTTTGCCGCGGATCGCCTCAGCCAACCTGCATCGGGGGGAGGAACCCCCCATCTCCGGGACCAGGGGGTCGGGGACGATCTTCTTTTCAGGCTGCACCCTGGCCTGCCGCTTCTGCCAGAACTTTCCCATCAGCCAGCTGGGAAGCGGCACGGAGCTGACCACGCGGGAACTGGCCGGAAAGTTGCTCCGCCTGCAGCGCCAGGGGGCGCACAACATCAACGTCGTCACGCCGACCCATTTTCTGCCCCAGATCCTGGCCGCCCTTTACCTGGCGCTGCCGCAGGGGTTCAACCTGCCGCTGGTCTGGAACTCCAGCGGCTATGAACTGGTCAGTGCTCTGCAACTGCTTGACGGAGTGGTGGATATCTACCTTCCGGATATGAAATACAGCGACGATGACGAGGCACTGAAACTCTCCGGGGCACCCGGCTACCCGGAGATCAATCGTGCGGCAGTAGCGGAGATGCTCCGACAGGTCGGTCACCTGCGGGTCGATGTCGACGGGATTGCTCTGCAGGGTCTGATCATCCGCCATCTGGTGCTTCCCGGTGGCAGGGCAGGCAGCCGGGAGACGCTGCGCTGGATTGCCGACCACCTGGGGAGCGAGACCCACCTGGCGTTGATGAGCCAGTACTTCCCGGCCCACAAAGCGAGGGAGACGGCTGGCATAGATCGGCCCATTACCGTTGAAGAATACGATGCGGCCGTAGAGGCACTGGAAGAGGCGGGGCTGGAAAACGGCTGGGTTCAGGAGTTGGACGAGGAGCGGCTTCCCGTATGA
- a CDS encoding aspartate carbamoyltransferase catalytic subunit, which translates to MGFKHKDIIALRDLTKEEILLLLDTAENMREINSRDIKKVPTLRGKTIINLFYEASTRTRTSFEIAAKRLSADAVNISPSTSSATKGETLLDTAKNLMAMKPDIIVMRHAISGSHYFLAQRLPCSIINAGDGAHEHPSQGLLDMLTIRDKFGTLEGLKVAIVGDVTHSRVARSDIQGLTKMGSTVFLAGPPTMIPPGAEQLGNVKVCDTMREAIDGADVVMMLRIQLERQGKTLLPTMKEYSRYFGLNPENLKLAKKDAMVMHPGPINRGVELSSYVADCDQSHILKQVENGVAVRMAMLYHVSGGELATE; encoded by the coding sequence ATGGGATTCAAGCACAAAGACATCATAGCCCTGCGAGACCTGACCAAGGAAGAGATCCTGCTGCTTCTGGACACAGCCGAGAACATGCGGGAGATCAACAGCCGCGACATCAAGAAGGTACCGACCCTGCGCGGCAAGACCATCATCAACCTCTTCTACGAGGCATCGACCCGGACCCGTACCTCCTTCGAGATTGCCGCCAAGCGGCTCTCAGCCGATGCCGTGAATATCTCTCCCTCCACCAGCTCGGCCACCAAGGGGGAGACCCTTCTGGACACGGCCAAGAACCTGATGGCCATGAAACCCGATATCATCGTCATGCGGCACGCCATATCCGGGTCGCACTATTTCCTCGCCCAGCGTCTCCCCTGCTCCATCATCAATGCCGGTGACGGTGCCCACGAGCACCCCTCCCAGGGGCTTCTGGACATGCTGACCATCAGGGACAAATTCGGCACCCTCGAAGGGCTCAAGGTGGCCATCGTCGGTGACGTGACCCACAGCCGGGTGGCCCGTTCCGATATCCAGGGGCTCACCAAGATGGGGTCCACGGTCTTTCTCGCCGGGCCGCCGACCATGATCCCGCCCGGTGCCGAGCAACTCGGCAACGTGAAGGTTTGCGACACCATGCGCGAGGCGATCGACGGCGCCGATGTGGTGATGATGCTCCGGATCCAGCTGGAGCGCCAGGGCAAGACCCTGCTGCCGACCATGAAGGAATATTCCCGCTATTTCGGGCTCAACCCGGAAAACCTCAAGCTGGCCAAGAAGGACGCCATGGTCATGCATCCCGGCCCGATCAACCGCGGGGTGGAACTGTCGTCCTACGTGGCCGACTGCGACCAGTCCCATATCCTCAAGCAGGTGGAAAACGGCGTGGCCGTGCGGATGGCGATGCTGTATCATGTGAGCGGCGGCGAACTTGCCACGGAGTGA
- a CDS encoding amidohydrolase family protein, with amino-acid sequence MNLLIQGGRVIDPTQNIDDTLDILVEQGVIKEMGKGLKVPAGADIIDARGCYVTPGLIDMHVHLRDPGLEYKEDIASGTRAAAAGGFTSVVCMPNTSPVNDNKAITTYIVAKAKAEGAVNVFPIGSITKGSKGESLAEMGELKEAGCVAVSDDGHPVANAELMRRALEYARGMGIMVISHAEEKALVGEGVMNEGFVATELGLKGIPWAAEDVAIARDVYLAEFTNSPVHIAHVSTKGSVRVIRNAKARGVRVTCETAPHYFSLTDDAVRGYNTNAKMNPPLRSAEDQAAIKEGLKDGTIDAIATDHAPHHLDEKEIEFNLAMNGIIGLETSLPLSLKLVEDKVLTLLQLVEKMAVNPARILGLDRGTLKSGAPADITVIDPNATWTVEEAQIVSKSKNSPFIGQEMKGAAAYTIVAGKVVFKRD; translated from the coding sequence ATGAATCTGCTGATACAGGGCGGCCGGGTCATCGACCCGACACAGAATATCGACGATACCCTCGACATCCTGGTGGAACAGGGAGTGATCAAGGAGATGGGGAAGGGTCTGAAGGTCCCTGCAGGGGCTGACATCATCGATGCCAGGGGGTGTTATGTCACGCCGGGGCTCATCGACATGCATGTCCACCTGCGCGACCCGGGGCTGGAATACAAGGAGGATATCGCCTCCGGAACCCGTGCGGCAGCTGCCGGCGGCTTCACCTCGGTGGTCTGCATGCCCAACACCAGCCCGGTGAACGACAACAAGGCGATCACCACCTACATCGTTGCCAAGGCCAAGGCCGAAGGGGCGGTCAATGTCTTCCCCATCGGTTCCATTACCAAGGGGAGCAAGGGTGAAAGCCTCGCCGAGATGGGCGAACTGAAGGAAGCGGGATGCGTGGCGGTTTCCGACGACGGTCATCCGGTTGCCAATGCCGAACTGATGCGCCGCGCCCTGGAGTACGCCAGGGGGATGGGGATCATGGTCATCTCCCATGCCGAGGAAAAGGCCCTCGTGGGCGAAGGGGTGATGAACGAGGGGTTCGTCGCCACTGAACTCGGGCTGAAGGGGATCCCGTGGGCTGCCGAGGATGTGGCGATCGCCCGCGACGTCTACCTTGCCGAGTTCACCAATTCGCCCGTCCACATTGCCCATGTTTCCACCAAGGGCTCCGTCCGGGTCATCCGCAACGCCAAGGCCCGTGGGGTCCGGGTCACCTGCGAGACCGCACCCCATTACTTTTCCCTCACCGACGATGCCGTGCGGGGTTACAACACCAATGCCAAGATGAACCCGCCGCTCAGGTCCGCAGAGGACCAGGCAGCCATCAAGGAAGGGCTGAAAGACGGCACCATCGACGCCATTGCCACCGACCATGCCCCCCATCACCTGGACGAGAAGGAGATCGAATTCAACCTGGCCATGAACGGCATCATCGGCCTGGAGACCTCGCTCCCCCTGTCGCTCAAGCTGGTTGAGGACAAGGTGCTGACACTTTTGCAACTGGTGGAGAAAATGGCGGTTAACCCGGCCAGAATACTCGGCCTTGATCGCGGCACTCTCAAGTCCGGAGCGCCGGCGGACATCACCGTGATCGACCCCAACGCCACCTGGACGGTCGAGGAGGCGCAGATCGTCTCCAAGTCGAAAAACTCACCGTTCATCGGACAAGAGATGAAGGGGGCCGCGGCGTACACCATCGTCGCCGGGAAAGTCGTGTTCAAACGAGATTGA
- the pyrR gene encoding bifunctional pyr operon transcriptional regulator/uracil phosphoribosyltransferase PyrR, with product MAEETTVILDGTGTRRALTRIAHEILERNKGVGELVLVGIRTGGVHIAREIARRLEEIEGEAVPVGEVDITLYRDDIKGHAAHLPVGKTHIPFTLEGRRVVLVDDVLYTGRTIRAAMDALMDHGRPTCIQLAVLIDRGHRELPIRADFVGRNVPTSLKESIQVQFDADNRPTDVVLQK from the coding sequence GTGGCTGAAGAAACAACGGTTATTCTCGATGGAACCGGGACGCGTCGTGCGTTGACCCGTATCGCACACGAAATCCTGGAGCGCAACAAGGGAGTAGGGGAACTGGTACTGGTAGGGATCAGGACCGGCGGGGTGCACATTGCCCGCGAGATAGCCCGCAGGCTCGAAGAGATCGAGGGGGAGGCGGTACCGGTGGGTGAGGTCGACATCACCCTCTATCGCGACGATATCAAGGGGCATGCCGCGCACCTGCCGGTGGGGAAGACCCATATCCCGTTCACGCTGGAAGGGCGCCGGGTGGTGCTGGTGGACGATGTCCTCTACACCGGACGGACCATCCGCGCAGCCATGGATGCCCTCATGGACCATGGCCGGCCGACCTGCATCCAGCTGGCGGTCCTGATCGATCGGGGCCACCGCGAACTGCCGATCAGGGCCGACTTTGTCGGGCGCAACGTGCCGACCAGCCTCAAGGAGAGCATCCAGGTGCAGTTCGACGCCGATAACAGACCAACTGACGTTGTTCTACAGAAATAG
- the carA gene encoding glutamine-hydrolyzing carbamoyl-phosphate synthase small subunit, whose translation MKAVLALTDGRMFVGKSFGATGEATGEVVFNTAMTGYQEVLTDPSYKGQMVTMTYTQIGNTGINPEDIESSQLFLSGFIVREYFEQYSNWRATMSLDAYLKENGVVGIQGIDTRALTRHLRDKGAQNGIISTVDFDPASLAHKLRAVPSMAGLDLASGVTCDKPYHWSEKLWELGVGYTQATAEELKYKVVAYDFGIKYNILRCLVSAGCDVTVVPASFPAEEALAMNPDGIFLSNGPGDPEPLVQVQEIIRKFIGKKPIFGICLGHQLMGLALDGKTVKLPFGNHGSNLPVMDASTGKVEITAQNHGFCVDLDSVAEVCELGHQNLNDQTVEGIRHKTLPIFSVQHHPEASPGPHDSQYLFARFVELMEQHR comes from the coding sequence ATGAAAGCAGTACTGGCGCTCACTGACGGGCGCATGTTTGTGGGAAAATCATTCGGTGCGACCGGTGAAGCAACCGGCGAGGTGGTCTTCAATACCGCCATGACCGGCTACCAGGAGGTGTTGACCGATCCTTCCTACAAGGGGCAGATGGTCACCATGACCTATACCCAGATCGGCAACACCGGCATCAACCCGGAAGATATCGAGAGCTCCCAGCTTTTTCTCTCCGGGTTCATCGTCAGGGAATACTTCGAGCAGTATTCCAACTGGCGGGCCACCATGAGCCTCGATGCCTACCTGAAGGAAAACGGGGTGGTTGGGATCCAGGGGATCGATACCCGTGCGCTCACCCGGCACCTGCGGGACAAGGGGGCGCAGAACGGCATCATCTCCACCGTCGACTTCGATCCGGCGAGCCTGGCGCATAAACTCCGGGCTGTCCCCTCCATGGCCGGGCTCGACCTGGCCAGCGGCGTGACCTGCGACAAGCCGTATCACTGGAGCGAAAAGCTCTGGGAACTGGGAGTTGGCTATACTCAGGCGACGGCAGAGGAGCTGAAGTATAAGGTCGTTGCCTACGATTTCGGCATCAAATACAACATCCTGCGCTGCCTGGTCTCGGCCGGGTGCGACGTGACCGTGGTTCCTGCCTCGTTCCCGGCGGAAGAGGCTCTGGCCATGAACCCGGACGGCATCTTCCTCTCCAATGGTCCGGGCGACCCCGAACCGCTGGTGCAGGTGCAGGAAATTATTCGGAAATTCATCGGCAAGAAGCCGATCTTCGGCATCTGCCTCGGCCACCAGCTCATGGGCCTGGCGCTGGATGGCAAGACCGTCAAACTCCCTTTCGGCAACCACGGCTCCAATCTGCCGGTGATGGATGCGTCGACCGGCAAGGTGGAGATCACGGCCCAGAACCATGGCTTCTGTGTCGATCTCGACTCGGTGGCAGAGGTCTGCGAACTGGGCCACCAGAACCTGAACGACCAGACCGTGGAAGGTATCCGGCACAAGACCCTGCCGATCTTCTCGGTGCAGCATCACCCCGAGGCATCGCCGGGACCGCATGATTCGCAGTATCTGTTTGCGCGGTTCGTGGAACTGATGGAGCAGCACAGATAA
- a CDS encoding DUF4062 domain-containing protein, with amino-acid sequence MREKKEICVFVSSPGDVSTERDIVEDVVQRINKTLGDELMVFVKVKRWEDIPPCAGSVQETINSHVGPYDIFLGIMWERFGSPTSNAESGTQEELKSAYESWKSNGSVAEILFYFRENTSVPRNADAAEQLLKVIRFREELSSKLKYTLYHEPIDFERLVRDDLEHIVRKLLNKTTVPKSINVENTDIEKVEQVWDAIGVASSFKPNNHVEKQTFYRARIQTTSGYIAGKEGVDELKSNFILISKDPIRPFDIQIGETRSLRQAGNPTAIPDLTILDLGSVKSMYPFLQVEGYRWIRMVLAELTTDQKILDFIYENDTDPQVRSITAKNPSASSDLQQKECKFCQDRFRFLRDLRSGSDKTFIIANDFPYGPYFHYIAFPAQPIHAWQDLELPDIYDMNHTIWRFLKREQKAGKWLPAPAGVFIGLNSSIRHLVMGTRTRTSAGASITHVHKQIWGMAPGSVNLGNHLDELCRRIEVKGGYLNAYLQFLRREQMVIHEDDHVVLYVPYGQISIHELQIMVKKPGITHYLALSEEEITSLSIAETIAVKLLDALGIHSFNQVMITLPFDRVSTYFSLILCFVTREVDLAVSELNHLFVVDKYPEETRELLVPIKGSIIKQVVESAAGIAIS; translated from the coding sequence ATGAGGGAAAAGAAAGAGATCTGTGTCTTTGTTTCATCCCCCGGGGATGTGAGCACAGAACGTGATATCGTTGAGGATGTGGTTCAAAGAATCAACAAGACCTTGGGTGACGAACTGATGGTGTTCGTCAAGGTTAAGAGATGGGAGGACATCCCCCCCTGTGCTGGGAGCGTGCAGGAAACCATCAACTCCCATGTCGGCCCGTATGACATCTTTCTGGGGATCATGTGGGAACGGTTCGGCAGCCCCACCTCGAATGCCGAGTCCGGCACCCAGGAAGAGCTCAAGTCCGCCTATGAATCGTGGAAGTCAAACGGCAGTGTTGCTGAGATACTCTTTTATTTCAGGGAAAACACCTCTGTTCCCCGCAATGCAGACGCTGCGGAACAACTCCTGAAGGTCATCAGATTCAGGGAAGAGCTGAGTTCCAAGCTGAAATATACCCTGTACCACGAGCCGATCGATTTTGAACGCCTGGTCCGAGACGACCTGGAACATATTGTCAGAAAGCTCCTGAACAAGACCACGGTGCCGAAATCGATCAACGTGGAGAATACGGATATTGAAAAGGTTGAACAGGTCTGGGACGCAATCGGGGTCGCGTCTTCTTTCAAACCCAACAATCATGTAGAGAAACAGACCTTCTATCGAGCCAGGATCCAAACCACTTCCGGCTACATTGCCGGCAAAGAGGGAGTGGATGAGCTCAAATCCAATTTTATCCTCATATCCAAAGACCCGATCCGCCCCTTCGATATCCAGATCGGCGAAACCCGGTCGCTACGGCAGGCGGGAAACCCGACCGCCATACCGGACCTGACTATCCTGGACCTGGGCAGCGTCAAAAGCATGTACCCTTTTCTCCAGGTCGAGGGATACCGGTGGATCCGCATGGTCCTGGCAGAACTCACCACCGACCAGAAGATACTCGACTTCATCTACGAAAACGACACCGATCCCCAGGTGCGGTCGATTACGGCAAAAAATCCCTCTGCCAGCAGCGACCTGCAACAGAAGGAATGCAAGTTCTGCCAGGACAGGTTCAGGTTCCTGCGGGATCTCCGTTCAGGATCGGACAAGACCTTTATCATCGCCAACGATTTCCCCTACGGCCCCTATTTCCATTACATCGCCTTCCCAGCCCAGCCGATTCACGCCTGGCAGGACCTGGAACTGCCGGATATCTACGACATGAACCATACCATCTGGCGATTCCTCAAACGGGAACAGAAGGCCGGCAAGTGGCTCCCCGCACCGGCCGGTGTGTTCATAGGGCTGAATTCGTCCATCCGGCATCTGGTCATGGGAACCCGTACCCGCACCTCGGCAGGTGCGAGCATCACCCATGTGCACAAGCAGATCTGGGGCATGGCGCCCGGTTCGGTCAATCTCGGTAACCATCTGGATGAACTTTGCCGACGGATAGAGGTGAAGGGGGGCTATCTCAATGCCTACCTGCAGTTTCTGCGACGCGAGCAGATGGTGATCCACGAGGACGACCATGTCGTACTCTACGTCCCCTACGGTCAGATCTCCATCCACGAACTGCAGATCATGGTCAAGAAGCCGGGCATAACCCATTATCTGGCCCTGTCGGAGGAAGAGATCACCTCGCTCTCCATTGCGGAGACCATAGCGGTCAAGCTCCTGGATGCGCTGGGCATCCACAGCTTCAACCAGGTCATGATCACCCTCCCCTTCGACCGGGTGAGTACCTATTTCAGCCTTATCCTCTGCTTTGTCACCCGGGAAGTGGATCTGGCAGTCTCGGAACTGAATCACCTGTTTGTTGTCGACAAATATCCCGAAGAAACGAGAGAACTCCTGGTGCCGATCAAGGGGAGCATCATCAAGCAGGTGGTGGAGAGCGCAGCAGGCATTGCCATTTCCTGA
- a CDS encoding DUF1858 domain-containing protein, with translation MSERFNKDMTFAQALQASPEVAKVLRKYNLGCIGCMGAQNETLEQGCSAHGLDVNEILKDLNELP, from the coding sequence ATGAGTGAGCGGTTCAACAAGGACATGACCTTTGCCCAGGCCCTTCAGGCAAGCCCCGAAGTAGCCAAGGTGCTGCGCAAGTACAACCTGGGGTGTATCGGCTGCATGGGTGCCCAGAACGAGACCCTGGAACAGGGCTGCTCCGCCCATGGCCTTGACGTTAACGAGATACTGAAAGACCTGAACGAACTCCCCTAG
- the greA gene encoding transcription elongation factor GreA — MSHSVPMTKESFESLQEELKRLIREERPRVIQDIAEARGHGDLSENAEYDAAKNRQSFIEGRIQELQDKLARAYVVDLTNLKPDKVVFGATVTLYDTATEEEVTYRIVGEDEADIKLGKMSCTSPVGKALIGHKLDDTVKVKVPAGLKEYEIIDIKYE, encoded by the coding sequence ATGTCCCATTCGGTACCCATGACCAAAGAGAGTTTCGAGTCACTGCAGGAGGAGCTGAAGCGCCTGATCCGCGAGGAGCGTCCGCGTGTCATCCAGGATATCGCCGAGGCCCGCGGCCACGGCGATCTCTCCGAGAACGCCGAGTACGACGCCGCCAAGAACCGTCAGAGCTTTATCGAGGGTCGGATCCAGGAACTGCAGGACAAACTGGCCAGGGCCTACGTGGTCGATCTCACGAATCTGAAACCGGACAAGGTGGTGTTCGGTGCCACTGTGACCCTTTACGATACGGCAACCGAGGAAGAGGTGACCTACCGGATCGTCGGCGAGGACGAGGCTGATATCAAGTTGGGGAAGATGTCCTGTACCTCGCCGGTCGGCAAGGCGCTCATCGGCCACAAACTGGATGATACGGTCAAGGTCAAGGTTCCGGCAGGACTCAAGGAATACGAGATCATCGATATCAAATACGAGTAG
- the carB gene encoding carbamoyl-phosphate synthase large subunit, translated as MPKRTDIHKILIIGAGPIIIGQACEFDYSGTQACKALKEEGFEVVLLNSNPATIMTDPDFADRTYVEPVTQEILAKIIEKERPDAILPTLGGQTALNTAVAVAEMGVLEKFGVELIGAKLPAIKKAEDRTLFKAAMEKIGLAVPRSGFAHNYQEAMEVVKLVGFPAIIRPSYTLGGTGGGIAYNMEEYEKMAIAGIDASPTDEILVEESVIGWKEYELEVMRDTADNVVIICSIENFDPMGVHTGDSITVAPAQTLTDKEYQILRDASLKIIREIGVDTGGSNIQFGINPRDGRLVVIEMNPRVSRSSALASKATGFPIAKIAAKLAVGYRLDEITNDITRETPACFEPTIDYVVTKIPRFTFEKFPAADATLTTQMKSVGEVMAIGRTFKESFQKALRSLEIGSCGLESRMYDITDETRRALSTKEQQLINDKLRTPNWERLWYLGDAFRSGMSVEDIFGITAIDPWFLHNIRQIIEMEEKLKQVKVEVEDKDNLHGIIRDAKRYGFSDKFLGSLWKMNEEEVRQLRLSLGIKPVFKRVDTCAAEFVAYTPYLYSTYEEECEAEVSTRKKIMILGGGPNRIGQGIEFDYCCVHGVFALAEDGFETIMVNCNPETVSTDYDTSDRLYFEPLTYEDVLSIVDIEKPDGVIVQFGGQTPLKLAVPLEKAGVPIIGTSPDAIDRAEDRERFQQMLHKLDLKQPENGIARSFEEAEKVADRISYPVVVRPSYVLGGRAMEIVYDVDGLRRYMTTAVQASPEHPILIDKFLDEAIEIDVDALCDGTDVVIGGIMEHIEEAGIHSGDSACSLPPYSISREIVAEIKRQTSLMALELNVKGLMNVQYAVKDGTIFILEVNPRASRTAPFVSKATGRPLAKIAARIMAGKSLKEQGITGDIEPRHVAVKESVFPFVKFPGVDTILGPEMKSTGEVMGIDDTFAKAFAKAQLGAGVRLPTSGNIFISVRDADKKHVVSIAQKLYNANFQLLATRGTASFLQEKGVKVRVINKVLEGRPHIVDSIKNGEIAMVINTTQGAQAVADSFSIRRNALMHNVTYFTTVSGARAAVDGILAIMQEELDVKPLQEYLR; from the coding sequence ATGCCAAAACGAACGGATATCCATAAGATCCTCATCATCGGCGCCGGCCCGATCATCATCGGCCAGGCGTGCGAGTTCGACTACTCCGGAACCCAGGCCTGCAAGGCGCTGAAGGAGGAGGGGTTCGAGGTGGTGCTCTTGAACAGCAACCCGGCCACCATCATGACCGACCCTGATTTTGCCGACCGGACCTACGTGGAGCCGGTGACCCAGGAGATCCTGGCCAAGATCATCGAAAAGGAGCGTCCCGACGCGATCCTGCCGACCCTGGGGGGGCAGACTGCCCTCAATACCGCGGTTGCGGTAGCGGAGATGGGGGTACTGGAGAAGTTCGGGGTCGAACTAATCGGCGCCAAGCTGCCTGCCATCAAGAAGGCCGAAGACCGCACCCTGTTCAAGGCTGCCATGGAGAAGATCGGCCTGGCCGTGCCCCGCTCCGGGTTCGCCCACAACTACCAGGAGGCGATGGAGGTGGTGAAGCTCGTCGGCTTCCCGGCCATCATCCGCCCTTCCTACACCCTTGGCGGCACCGGCGGCGGGATAGCCTACAACATGGAAGAGTACGAGAAGATGGCCATCGCCGGCATCGATGCCTCTCCCACGGACGAGATCCTGGTGGAGGAGTCGGTCATCGGCTGGAAGGAGTATGAGCTGGAGGTGATGCGCGACACCGCCGACAACGTGGTGATCATCTGCTCCATCGAAAACTTCGACCCGATGGGGGTCCATACCGGCGACTCCATCACCGTGGCCCCGGCCCAGACCCTCACCGACAAGGAGTACCAGATCCTGCGCGACGCCTCGCTGAAGATCATCCGCGAGATCGGCGTCGATACCGGCGGCTCCAACATCCAGTTCGGCATCAATCCCCGGGACGGCCGACTGGTGGTCATCGAGATGAATCCCCGTGTCTCCCGTTCCTCGGCGCTGGCATCAAAGGCTACCGGTTTCCCCATTGCCAAGATCGCGGCCAAGCTGGCCGTCGGATACCGGCTCGACGAGATCACCAACGACATCACCCGGGAGACTCCGGCCTGCTTCGAGCCGACCATCGACTACGTGGTGACCAAAATTCCCCGTTTTACCTTCGAGAAATTCCCGGCCGCCGACGCCACCCTCACCACCCAGATGAAATCGGTGGGTGAGGTCATGGCCATCGGCAGGACCTTCAAGGAGTCTTTTCAGAAGGCGCTCCGCTCTTTGGAGATCGGCTCTTGCGGGCTGGAGTCTCGGATGTACGACATCACCGACGAAACTCGCCGGGCGCTCTCTACCAAGGAGCAGCAGCTCATCAACGACAAGCTCCGCACTCCAAACTGGGAGCGGCTCTGGTATTTGGGCGATGCCTTCCGCAGCGGCATGAGTGTGGAGGATATCTTCGGGATCACTGCCATCGACCCCTGGTTTCTCCACAACATCCGCCAGATCATCGAGATGGAGGAGAAGCTGAAGCAGGTTAAGGTCGAGGTTGAGGACAAGGATAATCTGCACGGCATCATCCGTGACGCAAAGCGTTACGGCTTCTCCGACAAGTTCCTTGGCAGCCTCTGGAAGATGAACGAGGAGGAGGTCAGGCAGCTTCGATTGTCGCTGGGGATCAAGCCGGTCTTCAAAAGGGTCGACACCTGCGCCGCCGAGTTTGTCGCGTACACTCCCTATCTCTATTCCACCTACGAGGAGGAGTGCGAGGCAGAGGTGAGCACACGGAAGAAGATCATGATCCTGGGCGGCGGACCGAACCGGATCGGCCAGGGGATCGAGTTCGACTACTGTTGCGTTCACGGCGTCTTTGCACTGGCAGAGGACGGCTTCGAGACCATCATGGTCAACTGCAACCCCGAGACGGTCTCCACCGACTATGACACCTCCGACCGGCTCTATTTCGAGCCGCTTACCTACGAGGATGTCCTTTCCATTGTCGATATCGAGAAGCCGGACGGGGTCATCGTCCAGTTTGGCGGCCAGACACCGCTCAAGCTGGCCGTGCCGCTGGAGAAGGCAGGGGTTCCGATCATCGGCACCTCGCCGGATGCCATCGACCGGGCCGAGGACCGGGAACGGTTCCAGCAGATGCTGCACAAGCTCGACCTCAAGCAGCCGGAGAATGGCATTGCCCGCTCCTTTGAAGAAGCTGAAAAGGTGGCCGACCGGATCAGCTATCCGGTGGTGGTCCGTCCTTCCTATGTCCTCGGCGGCCGGGCCATGGAGATCGTCTACGACGTGGACGGGCTGCGTCGCTACATGACTACCGCGGTCCAGGCCTCGCCCGAGCACCCGATCCTGATCGACAAGTTCCTGGACGAGGCGATCGAAATTGACGTGGATGCCCTCTGCGATGGCACGGACGTGGTCATCGGCGGCATCATGGAGCATATCGAGGAAGCTGGTATCCACTCCGGCGATTCCGCCTGCAGCCTGCCGCCCTATTCCATTTCAAGGGAGATCGTGGCTGAGATCAAGCGCCAGACCTCCCTCATGGCACTTGAATTGAACGTCAAAGGGTTGATGAACGTCCAGTATGCCGTCAAGGACGGCACCATCTTCATTCTTGAGGTCAACCCGCGGGCCTCGCGAACCGCGCCGTTCGTCTCCAAGGCCACCGGCCGCCCCCTGGCCAAGATCGCTGCCCGCATCATGGCCGGCAAAAGCCTGAAGGAGCAAGGGATCACCGGCGATATCGAGCCGCGGCACGTGGCGGTCAAGGAGTCGGTCTTCCCCTTTGTCAAGTTCCCGGGAGTCGACACCATTCTCGGCCCCGAGATGAAATCGACCGGCGAGGTCATGGGGATCGACGATACCTTTGCCAAGGCCTTTGCCAAGGCCCAGCTCGGGGCAGGGGTCAGGCTTCCCACCAGCGGCAACATCTTCATCAGCGTCAGGGATGCGGACAAAAAACATGTTGTCTCCATAGCCCAAAAGCTCTATAATGCCAACTTTCAGCTGCTTGCAACCCGTGGAACCGCGTCGTTCCTGCAGGAAAAGGGTGTCAAGGTCAGGGTGATCAACAAGGTGCTGGAAGGGCGGCCGCATATCGTCGATTCCATCAAGAACGGCGAGATCGCCATGGTGATCAACACCACCCAGGGTGCCCAGGCTGTTGCGGATTCCTTTTCCATCCGGCGCAATGCCCTTATGCACAATGTCACCTATTTCACTACCGTTTCTGGTGCGCGGGCGGCGGTCGACGGTATCCTCGCCATCATGCAGGAGGAGCTGGACGTAAAACCGCTGCAGGAGTATCTGCGCTAG